One window of the Rosa rugosa chromosome 3, drRosRugo1.1, whole genome shotgun sequence genome contains the following:
- the LOC133737365 gene encoding uncharacterized protein LOC133737365, which yields MNRLTKWLQKDQEEAVTRSRRRALMMSAAALQIQNLEDEDSQWGGSSEGRTYKARDRELMDLRLKAQYFTDPCRYEPNIFRRRYRMQPWVFDKMMRDVANYDPYFVQTRDACGRLSLSTEQKLTCTMRMLAYGITADFYDDYLDIAKSTAIEIFEHFTKAIWNVYHETYLRRPTPADLRRLLDKAAERG from the coding sequence ATGAATCGTTTGACGAAATGGTTGCAGAAAGATCAAGAAGAGGCCGTCACGAGAAGCCGTCGACGAGCCTTGATGATGTCTGCCGCTGCCTTGCAAATCCAAAATCTGGAAGATGAGGATTCACAATGGGGTGGTTCTTCAGAAGGTCGTACCTATAAGGCCAGGGATCGAGAGCTGATGGATCTTCGACTCAAAGCTCAATACTTCACGGATCCGTGCAGGTATGAACCAAACATTTTTCGCAGGCGATATAGAATGCAACCTTGGGTCTTTGACAAGATGATGCGCGACGTGGCCAACTACGACCCATATTTTGTTCAAACAAGAGATGCTTGTGGGAGACTCAGCTTATCCACTGAACAAAAGCTGACATGCACCATGAGAATGCTCGCGTATGGCATCACAGCTGATTTCTACGATGATTACCTAGATATTGCGAAGTCTACTGCCATTGAGATTTTTGAGCACTTCACAAAAGCAATCTGGAATGTGTACCATGAGACTTACCTCCGCCGACCAACACCGGCAGATTTGCGACGGCTGCTTGACAAAGCTGCAGAACGGGGATGA
- the LOC133737366 gene encoding uncharacterized protein LOC133737366, whose translation MAPRGDSWRHNEEVILCQAWITVGGDGCVGKYQKSDLLWSRVAEEYNAHKPAGCMERTHSSCHSRWKRISPACMKWRQALNKVEHFQRRSGENMEDELMNVKSTYYDSEGCDFVFEHCCQYLKNTEKFGKIPSMENTHFSPNHINLDSDETPTTEDELPSSRKARPQGQKAQKLAKKKSNKQDADGLRVQMQKCYEQTEREYQQRQRQFEEGQLIEQRAEDARTMQVDPSIFTPRKRSYWERKQQQIIDKEAETSSIPEQSQYPTPPEGDNTGLTTYDPLGETSWM comes from the exons ATGGCTCCAAGAGGGGATTCTTGGAGGCACAATGAAGAAGTTATTCTTTGCCAAGCTTGGATCACCGTTGGGGGTGATGGTTGCGTCGGAAAATATCAAAAGTCGGATTTATTGTGGAGTCGTGTGGCGGAGGAGTACAATGCTCACAAACCGGCCGGTTGCATGGAGAGAACACATTCTAGTTGCCACTCTCGTTGGAAGAGAATAAGTCCGGCATGTATGAAGTGGCGCCAAGCTCTTAACAAGGTCGAACACTTTCAACGAAGAAGCGGCGAAAATATGGAGGATGAG CTCATGAATGTTAAATCAACGTACTACGACTCAGAAGGTTGCGATTTTGTGTTTGAGCATTGTTGTCAATACTTGAAAAATACGGAAAAGTTTGGGAAAATACCATCAATGGAAAACACCCACTTTAGTCCTAATCATATCAACTTGGATAGCGATGAAACACCCACTACTGAGGATGAGCTTCCCTCATCAAGAAAGGCACGTCCTCAAGGACAGAAAGCTCAGAAGCTAGCTAAGAAAAAAAGCAATAAGCAGGATGCGGATGGCCTACGAGTTCAAATGCAGAAATGTTATGAACAAACCGAACGCGAGTACCAACAAAGGCAAAGACAGTTTGAGGAAGGTCAACTAATTGAGCAACGCGCTGAGGATGCTCGCACGATGCAGGTGGATCCATCAATTTTCACCCCAAGAAAGAGGAGTTATTGGGAGAGGAAGCAACAACAAATAATTGATAAGGAGGCCGAAACTTCAAGCATCCCGGAACAATCTCAATATCCTACACCCCCTGAAGGAGACAACACTGGATTGACCACTTATGATCCACTTGGCGAGACATCTTGGATGTAA